AGACTGCTGGACGAGCCAGCAGTGGCACACGCGAGGGGACGACTGCGTCTCTTAACAGTCCGTTGATTTTCTCGACGGACTGCGTGATCGCATGGATGCGATCCCAAAATAGCGACGTAAGTCGTTATTTTGCGAGCCGCGAAGAGCTACGCTCTGAGCCTGGCGAGGTTGGAAAATGCCACGATGGTATTTTTCAACAGGCAGTTAGCCGCCAGATAGCCCCGGCGAGATCTTTTGCCATTTGTCGAATGCGGCCGAGCGTTCGACATCGCTGGCGAAACCGATCGTGCGGTAGCTGTAGAGATAGTTGGCGTCGGAGTTGATCCGATCGAAGCCAAACTCGCGGGGGCTGCGGCCGGCCAGGTGGATTGCCGCCGCCAAGGCGACGTCGCGGACCTGGCTCTCGAACGGCTCGCGTTGGTTGACGGGGACGACGTCGCTGTCGTCCTCGAACAGTTGCTCGAGAAATGGGATGTCGTCGGTCGTCCCTAGCTTCGCGATCGCCAGAATCGAATAGGCGAGATGCAGGTTGTTGGGAATCGACTGAGTCGAGGGCGCCGGGTCTTCGATCATCGAACGAGCCAACAACGATCCGGCCCGCAAGTCTTCTCGAATGGCTAGCAGCAAGACCGAAAAGCGATGCTGCATCGTCAGATAGGGACTGTGAACGCTGTGGGTAATCCAGCGATTGAACAACTTGCGTACGATTTCGGCTTCTTCTGGATTGTTGAGCGCCTGGGTGATCGGCCGCGACGACAGCGAGTATTGCAATTCGGCGTAGGCCGGAGCGGTCACTTCAAACGTTTCGCTGCCGGTCAACAGCAGCAGCGCCGCGACGCTCGCCATCGCCGGGGGGGACTGGTTGTTGTAGAGACGCGTCCGCATATCGAGCGCCCTGCGATAAATCGCATAGTCAATTTCTTCCGGCTTGCTGTTGGCCAGCTCAAACAATTCCCATTCGCTTTCGATCATGCGAGCGAAGATCCGCCGCGCCACGGCGTCGTCGCCGGTGATTTCGCAAAACTGGTCCCAGCAAGGAAGGGAGACCTGTTTATCGGCGGCGCGAAAGGCGTCGATCCGGTCGCGACGATCTTGCAAGACAATCTCGTCCAGCAGATTGATCGCCTGCATTTTGACGGTCGGGTCGGGGGACGTGCTGGCGGCGACCAGGGCCGTATGAGCCGCCATGCCGCGATCGAGCAGCGTTTCGGCGGCTCGTTTGCGGGTCTGAAAATCGTCGGCGCCAAGATCGACCACCAGGGCGTCAACCGTCGCCGACTCTTGGGCCAGTGCGATCGAGGTGACCGGCAAGGCCAACAACAGGGCGAGTGCCAGGTGTCGAGGATACGTCATTCGATAAGCGCCAGAAGAACAGGTGGGGGGAAGCGATTTCCATTCTAGACCCCCAGGGAGGGAATCGTCCACGAAAAAGCCAGAAAAGGCCCCGCTTGCCGCCAACCCAATCGGCAAGTAAATTGGTGTCTTCTAGGGATTTGTGGCCGCTTGCAGCTTTACTGCTAAAGTGCCCTCGTCGTCGACCCGGTTCGACCAGACGAGCAACCAGAAACAGTTGTTTCTGCTGCGGCCGATGTTTTTTTTCAAAAGCCGCCTTCTTCGCACTCACGGGATTTCCGTCTGGCGTCCTTAGGTTGGCCCATTATTTAAGCCGCCAATATGAACGACCCCAACCGCGTTCCGCTCGACGTCTCCGATCTCGGTTTTTCGACTTCCGCCGTCCAAGCGGGCGAAGCGCGTCAAAAGCCCGAAAGCGCGATCACCGACCCGATCTTCTGCGCGTCGACCTACACCTTTCCCGATACGGCGTCAGTCATCCGCTACATCGAGGAAGGCCAAGAGCGGGAAGAATATGGCCGCTACGGCAACCCGGGCGAAAAAGTGGCCGAAAAGAAATTGGCCGCTCTCGAAGGGGGCGAAGACGCGGTCTTGTACGCCAGCGGCATGGCGGCGATCGTCGGCCTGCTGATGGCCAAGCTGAACGCCGGCGACGAAGTGATCTTCTTCGACGAATGTTATCACCGCAGCCGCGAGTTCTGCTCGAAGCACATGTCGCGGTTTGGCGTCGTCACCCGCCAGGTGAAAGCGTGCGACTACGACGCGATGGAAGCCGCGATCAACGAAAACACCAAGATGCTGATCAGCGAATCGCCGACCAACCCGCACTTGAGCGTCGTTGATCTTGAGAAGTTCGCGGCGATCGGCAAAAAGCATAACGTCGAAACGCTGATCGACGCCACGCTAGCAACCCCGTTCAACGTGCGACCGATCGACTACGGCGTCGACTACGTACTCCACTCGGCGACCAAGTACCTGGCTGGGCACAATGACCTATTAGCCGGCGTGATCATCGGCTCGAAGACCCAGCTCGAATCGGTTCGCAAGCTGCGTGGCATCATGGGGGGCATCAACTCGCCGCACAACATCTATCTGCTGCTTCGCGGTTTGAAGACCTTCAGCCTGCGGATGGAGCGGCACAACCGCAACGGTCAGGCGATCGCCGAGTTCCTCGAGTCGCACCCGAAGGTCGAAAAGGTTTACTACCCGGGCCTGCCGTCGCACAAGTATTACGAAGTCGCCAAGAAAACGATGAGCGGCTACGGCGGCTTGATCACCTTCTTGATCAAAGACGCCGACTGGCGGAAGACGGCCGACGTGATCGACGCGGTGAAGATTCCCCGCATCGGTCCGAGCCTCGGCGGCGTCGAGTCGCTGATCGAACAACCCTTGGTGATGAGCTACTTCCAGCTAAAGCCGGAAGAACGGGCCAAGTTTGGCATCTTCGACAACATGATCCGCATGTCATGCGGCATCGAAGACGCCGAAGACCTGATCGCCGACCTGAAGCAGGCGCTCGACTCGATTTAAGTCGGAAGGAGAAATAGGACACGGGTACAATCAACAACGTACGCCACTGCTGGCTCGCCCAGCAGTGGCGCACAAGACCTCTCATTACCACGTTTCTTACCGTGATCCGATCCGTGATATCCGTGTTCCATTCTTGCCGCCCTGCCCCCAAATCCATCTAGCAGAAAGTAGAGACTGATGCAGTTCCGTACCAAGGCGATTCATGTCGGCAACGCTCGCGATCCGCAAACCGGTGCGGTCGTGCCGCCGATTCATGTCGCCAGCACGTACGTGCAGCCTGGCGCTGGGGATTGGGGCGAGTTCGACTATTCTCGCAGCGGCAATCCGACCCGCAAAAACCTGGAGACGACCCTCGCCGCGCTCGAAAGTGGAACCGGCGCCCTCGCCTACGCGTCCGGCATGGCGGCGATCCATGGCGCTATGATGCTGCTGGAAACCGGCGACCATGTCCTGGCCGGGTCGGACATTTACGGCGGCGCCTATCGGCTGCTGCACAAGATCTGCAATCGCTCAGGCATCAGCACGACGCTGGCCAACTCCAGCGATCTAGCCGCCCTGGAAGCGGCGATCACCCCCAAGACCAAGATGCTGTGGATCGAAAGTCCCGGCAATCCGCAAATGTCGATCACCGACATCGCGGCGTGCGCCAAGATCGCCAAGAAGCACAACTTGCTGCTCGGCGTCGACAGCACCTTCGCCACGCCGGTCCTGACGCGGC
The genomic region above belongs to Blastopirellula retiformator and contains:
- a CDS encoding trans-sulfuration enzyme family protein, whose protein sequence is MNDPNRVPLDVSDLGFSTSAVQAGEARQKPESAITDPIFCASTYTFPDTASVIRYIEEGQEREEYGRYGNPGEKVAEKKLAALEGGEDAVLYASGMAAIVGLLMAKLNAGDEVIFFDECYHRSREFCSKHMSRFGVVTRQVKACDYDAMEAAINENTKMLISESPTNPHLSVVDLEKFAAIGKKHNVETLIDATLATPFNVRPIDYGVDYVLHSATKYLAGHNDLLAGVIIGSKTQLESVRKLRGIMGGINSPHNIYLLLRGLKTFSLRMERHNRNGQAIAEFLESHPKVEKVYYPGLPSHKYYEVAKKTMSGYGGLITFLIKDADWRKTADVIDAVKIPRIGPSLGGVESLIEQPLVMSYFQLKPEERAKFGIFDNMIRMSCGIEDAEDLIADLKQALDSI